From a single Mangifera indica cultivar Alphonso chromosome 19, CATAS_Mindica_2.1, whole genome shotgun sequence genomic region:
- the LOC123202592 gene encoding probable BOI-related E3 ubiquitin-protein ligase 2, which produces MALHQNHFQQRCQQTQPQQHSKNFRKFNSIDGQISPPVAYYKTENNLQDQSQHPPYIPLFHVVGFAPGPVNATDGSDGGVDLQWNYSLEPKRKRLKEQEILENDSQISFVDFLQARPVSTGLGLSLDNTRATSSADSSLLSFISDDIDRELRQQDAEIDRFLKIQGDRLRQAILEKVQGSQLQTTAFVEDKVFQKLREKEAEVDNINKRNMELEERMEQLAGEVGAWQQRARYNENIVNALKFNLQHVYAQSRDSKEGCGDSEVDDTASCCNGRVIDFHLLSKENNDMKQLMTCKVCRVNEVCMLLFPCKHLCLCKDCESKLSFCPLCQSFKFIGMEVYV; this is translated from the exons ATGGCTCTCCATCAAAACCATTTTCAACAACGCTGCCAACAAACACAACCACAACAGCATTCCAAAAATTTCAG gaAATTCAACTCAATCGACGGTCAAATTTCGCCACCAGTAGCTTATTACAAAACAGAAAATAATTTACAGGATCAGTCTCAGCATCCTCCATATATTCCCCTCT TTCATGTTGTTGGGTTTGCTCCTGGTCCTGTTAATGCAACGGATGGCAGTGATGGGGGAGTAGATTTGCAATGGAACTATAGTTTGGAACCAAAGCGGAAAAGATTAAAGGAACAGGAGATTTTGGAGAACGATTCACAGATATCATTTGTTGATTTCTTGCAGGCACGACCTGTGTCAACAGGATTAGGTTTGTCACTTGACAATACACGAGCGACTTCTTCTGCAGACTCTTCTTTGTTGTCATTCATCAGTGATGACATTGATAGGGAACTAAGGCAGCAGGATGCTGAAATTGATAGATTCCTTAAAATTCAG GGTGACCGATTAAGGCAAGCTATCTTAGAGAAGGTTCAAGGCAGCCAACTCCAAACCACTGCATTTGTGGAAGATAAAGTCTTCCAGAAACTCCGTGAGAAAGAAGCTGAggttgataatattaataagagAAATATGGAACTTGAAGAACGAATGGAGCAATTGGCTGGAGAAGTAGGTGCTTGGCAACAAAGGGCTAGGTACAATGAAAATATAGTCAATGCCCTGAAGTTCAATCTTCAGCATGTGTATGCTCAAAGTAGAGACAGTAAAGAAGGATGTGGTGACAGTGAGGTGGATGATACAGCTTCATGTTGCAATGGTCGTGTCATTGATTTCCATCTTCTCAGTAAGGAAAACAATGATATGAAACAGTTGATGACTTGTAAGGTTTGTAGAGTTAACGAGGTATGCATGCTTTTGTTCCCCTGTAAGCATCTTTGTCTGTGTAAAGATTGTGAAAGTAAGCTTAGTTTTTGTCCCCTGTGTCAGTCCTTTAAGTTTATTGGCATGGAGGTATATGTGTAA